In one window of Tenrec ecaudatus isolate mTenEca1 chromosome 3, mTenEca1.hap1, whole genome shotgun sequence DNA:
- the FAM47E gene encoding protein FAM47E isoform X5 — protein MKHIKPPKEAVMFPKLSPAQWAQKRHIEDIEARLARHPLAACPNLEESLPVELLLKVLEVLDPDRQLEDTWAYCQDPRKRMKEPAEPVSKPSTDVSLRPPPKTRVSHSHQWVCEEKKPQGTNLLHGPLLYDNIREGVDDFCSWVTAIGSSKIDEEFILRQFEIDCENKPTCDVLHTMRLNKVPQDRKSSVGPSKLREPDLPFRELDSKKRLQKPQNPYKREWVKMRYGAWYLNTKLWKKQRADEPLVDPKILQKTQDETFQKEPQEKEDLPEELLGTAAFKDFILRRGYRMPRFLEKMNSSKECKSKINKIPIKQSAKTK, from the exons ATGAAGCACATCAAGCCACCCAAGGAAGCAGTCATGTTCCCCAAGCTCTCACCAGCCCAGTGGGCACAGAAGAGACACATAGAGGACATTGAAGCCCGCCTGGCTAGGCATCCCTTGGCTGCCTGCCCAAATCTGGAAGAAAGCCTACCTGTAGAG CTCTTACTGAAAGTTCTGGAAGTGTTAGACCCTGACCGGCAGCTGGAGGACACGTGGGCTTATTGTCAGGACCCTAGGAAAAGGATGAAGGAACCCGCAGAGCCTGTAAGCAAACCTTCTACAGATGTCTCTCTGAGGCC TCCCCCGAAGACTCGTGTGTCTCATTCACACCAGTGGGTTTGTGAGGAAAAGAAGCCACAGGGAACAAACTTGCTCCATGGCCCTCTTCTCTACGACAACATTCGAGAAGGAGTCGATGACTTCTGCAGCTGGGTCACTGCCATT GGAAGCTCAAAAATTGATGAAGAGTTCATCCTGCGACAGTTTGAAATTGACTGTGAGAACAAGCCAACCTGTGATGTGCTCCACACAATGAGATTAAACAAAGTTCCCCAGGACCGAAAATCTAGTGTGGGGCCAAGTAAACTACGGGAACCAGATCTGCCCTTCCGGGAACTTGACTCCAAAAAGAGACTCCAAAAACCACAG AATCCTTATAAACGAGAGTGGGTGAAGATGAGGTATGGAGCATGGTATCTGAACACCAAATTGTGGAAAAAGCAAAGAGCAGACGAGCCCTTGGTTGACCCCAAAATCTTACAGAAAACACAAGACGAGACTTTTCAAAAGGAGCCGcaggaaaag GAGGACTTGCCGGAGGAGCTTCTTGGGACGGCTGCCTTTAAGGATTTCATTCTAAGGAGGGGCTACCGGATGCCCAGG
- the FAM47E gene encoding protein FAM47E isoform X3, with amino-acid sequence MAERLRRLGRPVEANPGPTGPTCRPRYNQNLPSWSFPQHKSRLKFPTSLNSRQWIFVRKGLDDFRKGCPPCEGLITKGPQQGFLPLIDHRAPQPALKMKHIKPPKEAVMFPKLSPAQWAQKRHIEDIEARLARHPLAACPNLEESLPVELLLKVLEVLDPDRQLEDTWAYCQDPRKRMKEPAEPVSKPSTDVSLRPPPKTRVSHSHQWVCEEKKPQGTNLLHGPLLYDNIREGVDDFCSWVTAIGSSKIDEEFILRQFEIDCENKPTCDVLHTMRLNKVPQDRKSSVGPSKLREPDLPFRELDSKKRLQKPQNPYKREWVKMRYGAWYLNTKLWKKQRADEPLVDPKILQKTQDETFQKEPQEKEDLPEELLGTAAFKDFILRRGYRMPRPTPNSRRHWGS; translated from the exons GTACAACCAGAATCTACCTTCCTGGAGTTTCCCACAGCACAAGAGCAGGCTGAAGTTCCCCACCTCCCTCAACAGCCGGCAGTGGATATTTGTGAGGAAGGGGCTGGACGACTTCAGGAAAGGCTGCCCTCCCTGTGAAGGTTTGATCACTAAGGGTCCTCAGCAGGGCTTCCTCCCTCTGATTGATCACAGAGCTCCCCAACCTGCCTTGAAAATGAAGCACATCAAGCCACCCAAGGAAGCAGTCATGTTCCCCAAGCTCTCACCAGCCCAGTGGGCACAGAAGAGACACATAGAGGACATTGAAGCCCGCCTGGCTAGGCATCCCTTGGCTGCCTGCCCAAATCTGGAAGAAAGCCTACCTGTAGAG CTCTTACTGAAAGTTCTGGAAGTGTTAGACCCTGACCGGCAGCTGGAGGACACGTGGGCTTATTGTCAGGACCCTAGGAAAAGGATGAAGGAACCCGCAGAGCCTGTAAGCAAACCTTCTACAGATGTCTCTCTGAGGCC TCCCCCGAAGACTCGTGTGTCTCATTCACACCAGTGGGTTTGTGAGGAAAAGAAGCCACAGGGAACAAACTTGCTCCATGGCCCTCTTCTCTACGACAACATTCGAGAAGGAGTCGATGACTTCTGCAGCTGGGTCACTGCCATT GGAAGCTCAAAAATTGATGAAGAGTTCATCCTGCGACAGTTTGAAATTGACTGTGAGAACAAGCCAACCTGTGATGTGCTCCACACAATGAGATTAAACAAAGTTCCCCAGGACCGAAAATCTAGTGTGGGGCCAAGTAAACTACGGGAACCAGATCTGCCCTTCCGGGAACTTGACTCCAAAAAGAGACTCCAAAAACCACAG AATCCTTATAAACGAGAGTGGGTGAAGATGAGGTATGGAGCATGGTATCTGAACACCAAATTGTGGAAAAAGCAAAGAGCAGACGAGCCCTTGGTTGACCCCAAAATCTTACAGAAAACACAAGACGAGACTTTTCAAAAGGAGCCGcaggaaaag GAGGACTTGCCGGAGGAGCTTCTTGGGACGGCTGCCTTTAAGGATTTCATTCTAAGGAGGGGCTACCGGATGCCCAGG
- the FAM47E gene encoding protein FAM47E isoform X2, whose protein sequence is MAERLRRLGRPVEANPGPTGPTCRPRYNQNLPSWSFPQHKSRLKFPTSLNSRQWIFVRKGLDDFRKGCPPCEGLITKGPQQGFLPLIDHRAPQPALKMKHIKPPKEAVMFPKLSPAQWAQKRHIEDIEARLARHPLAACPNLEESLPVELLLKVLEVLDPDRQLEDTWAYCQDPRKRMKEPAEPVSKPSTDVSLRPPPKTRVSHSHQWVCEEKKPQGTNLLHGPLLYDNIREGVDDFCSWVTAIGSSKIDEEFILRQFEIDCENKPTCDVLHTMRLNKVPQDRKSSVGPSKLREPDLPFRELDSKKRLQKPQNPYKREWVKMRYGAWYLNTKLWKKQRADEPLVDPKILQKTQDETFQKEPQEKEDLPEELLGTAAFKDFILRRGYRMPRQPTPNSRRHWGS, encoded by the exons GTACAACCAGAATCTACCTTCCTGGAGTTTCCCACAGCACAAGAGCAGGCTGAAGTTCCCCACCTCCCTCAACAGCCGGCAGTGGATATTTGTGAGGAAGGGGCTGGACGACTTCAGGAAAGGCTGCCCTCCCTGTGAAGGTTTGATCACTAAGGGTCCTCAGCAGGGCTTCCTCCCTCTGATTGATCACAGAGCTCCCCAACCTGCCTTGAAAATGAAGCACATCAAGCCACCCAAGGAAGCAGTCATGTTCCCCAAGCTCTCACCAGCCCAGTGGGCACAGAAGAGACACATAGAGGACATTGAAGCCCGCCTGGCTAGGCATCCCTTGGCTGCCTGCCCAAATCTGGAAGAAAGCCTACCTGTAGAG CTCTTACTGAAAGTTCTGGAAGTGTTAGACCCTGACCGGCAGCTGGAGGACACGTGGGCTTATTGTCAGGACCCTAGGAAAAGGATGAAGGAACCCGCAGAGCCTGTAAGCAAACCTTCTACAGATGTCTCTCTGAGGCC TCCCCCGAAGACTCGTGTGTCTCATTCACACCAGTGGGTTTGTGAGGAAAAGAAGCCACAGGGAACAAACTTGCTCCATGGCCCTCTTCTCTACGACAACATTCGAGAAGGAGTCGATGACTTCTGCAGCTGGGTCACTGCCATT GGAAGCTCAAAAATTGATGAAGAGTTCATCCTGCGACAGTTTGAAATTGACTGTGAGAACAAGCCAACCTGTGATGTGCTCCACACAATGAGATTAAACAAAGTTCCCCAGGACCGAAAATCTAGTGTGGGGCCAAGTAAACTACGGGAACCAGATCTGCCCTTCCGGGAACTTGACTCCAAAAAGAGACTCCAAAAACCACAG AATCCTTATAAACGAGAGTGGGTGAAGATGAGGTATGGAGCATGGTATCTGAACACCAAATTGTGGAAAAAGCAAAGAGCAGACGAGCCCTTGGTTGACCCCAAAATCTTACAGAAAACACAAGACGAGACTTTTCAAAAGGAGCCGcaggaaaag GAGGACTTGCCGGAGGAGCTTCTTGGGACGGCTGCCTTTAAGGATTTCATTCTAAGGAGGGGCTACCGGATGCCCAGG